A DNA window from Providencia huaxiensis contains the following coding sequences:
- a CDS encoding DUF2635 domain-containing protein, producing MNTLLVKAAPTLRVSFEYQHRRYITDGEAVSVPDTAYYRRLLTNGDLVLVSKKATNKGQKS from the coding sequence ATGAACACACTGTTAGTGAAAGCTGCACCCACTTTACGGGTGTCATTTGAATATCAGCACCGTCGCTATATTACCGATGGTGAGGCGGTTTCTGTGCCAGACACCGCTTATTACCGCCGCCTACTGACTAACGGTGATTTAGTCTTGGTGAGCAAGAAAGCCACAAACAAAGGACAAAAATCATGA